A genomic region of Gemmatimonadetes bacterium SCN 70-22 contains the following coding sequences:
- a CDS encoding cytochrome oxidase subunit III: MSHSAEAAHGHHYTTTGLDNRKIAIWAFIGSECMLFASLISTYLIYKGKSLVGPFPHSPWTDPSSGKVYPAILNIPVTSASTFVLLMSSLAMVLALSAVENRGKPLPPGAGWWDKALTSSKLWLWMTCLLGAGFLAFQAYEFTSFVHEGLTIRRNLFGSTFFTLTGFHGAHVTAGVIWLGTLLAIDYKRGLQPSDALNVDIAALYWHFVDVVWIAIFTLLYLIPD, from the coding sequence ATGTCTCACAGCGCTGAAGCAGCCCACGGCCACCACTACACGACCACCGGTCTCGACAACCGGAAGATCGCCATCTGGGCGTTCATCGGGTCGGAGTGCATGCTGTTCGCCTCGCTCATCTCCACGTACCTGATCTACAAGGGGAAGAGCCTCGTCGGCCCCTTCCCCCATTCGCCGTGGACCGATCCCTCCTCCGGAAAGGTCTACCCCGCCATCCTCAACATCCCCGTCACCTCGGCCTCGACGTTCGTCCTCCTGATGTCGTCGTTGGCGATGGTGCTGGCCTTGTCTGCGGTCGAGAACAGGGGAAAGCCGCTCCCCCCGGGGGCCGGCTGGTGGGACAAGGCGCTCACGTCGAGCAAGCTGTGGCTGTGGATGACGTGCCTCCTGGGCGCCGGCTTCCTCGCCTTCCAGGCCTACGAGTTCACCTCCTTCGTACATGAAGGGCTGACCATCCGCCGCAACCTCTTCGGCTCGACCTTCTTCACGCTCACCGGCTTCCACGGCGCGCACGTCACCGCCGGGGTCATCTGGCTCGGGACGCTCCTCGCCATCGACTACAAGCGCGGACTGCAGCCGTCCGACGCCCTCAACGTCGACATCGCCGCGCTGTACTGGCACTTCGTCGACGTGGTGTGGATCGCGATCTTCACCCTCCTCTACCTCATTCCGGACTGA